Proteins encoded together in one Salvia miltiorrhiza cultivar Shanhuang (shh) unplaced genomic scaffold, IMPLAD_Smil_shh fragScaff_scaffold_143_1, whole genome shotgun sequence window:
- the LOC131002554 gene encoding receptor-like protein 19: MEALPKLRVLILKSNKFDGNMSLPSRSNLPFQKLQVLDISDNEFVGSLPQTYFKNFRAMMDVKENKTDLYLDDQTFLYFLEMRITLKGLDQLLNRLLKTFTTIDLSSNNFSGSIPDSIGNLNSLRYLNLSHNNLMGHIPASLGNISVLESLDLSSNKLEGGIPSELTSLTFLAKLNLSMNDLVGQIPQSTQFSTFENDSYVGNLRLCGFPLTRKCNEENGQRMQPEEQDDEDDDYGFIDGFGWRSVVMGYGSGIIVGIGIGCWIIRFGRPRWLVEFFFGVGYTYKKKKKKTRKRATPTQRRS; this comes from the coding sequence ATGGAAGCTCTTCCTAAGCTTCGAGTACTCATATTGAAGTCCAACAAGTTTGATGGTAACATGTCGCTGCCTTCACGAAGCAACCTTCCATTTCAAAAGTTGCAAGTTTTAGATATATCTGACAATGAATTTGTGGGGTCTCTCCCTCAAACATATTTCAAGAACTTTAGAGCAATGATGGATGTGAAGGAAAATAAGACAGATCTATATCTTGATGATCAGACCTTTCTATATTTTCTGGAAATGAGAATCACCTTGAAAGGTCTGGATCAGTTATTGAATAGATTGTTGAAAACCTTTACAACCATTGACTTATCCTCCAACAATTTCTCTGGTAGTATTCCAGATTCCATAGGTAATCTTAATTCTTTGAGATACTTGAATTTGTCCCACAATAATCTCATGGGACACATACCTGCATCTCTTGGAAATATAAGTGTACTTGAATCATTGGACTTGTCATCGAACAAATTGGAGGGAGGTATTCCAAGTGAATTGACAAGCTTGACATTTCTTGCGAAATTAAACCTTTCAATGAATGATCTCGTGGGGCAAATACCACAATCTACTCAGTTTTCCACATTTGAGAATGATTCATATGTGGGAAACTTGAGATTGTGTGGATTTCCGTTGACGAGAAAATGCAACGAGGAGAATGGGCAGCGGATGCAGCCAGAAGAACAAGATGACGAAGATGATGATTATGGATTTATAGATGGATTTGGATGGAGAAGTGTGGTGATGGGATATGGAAGTGGAATCAtagttggaattggaattggttGTTGGATTATTCGATTTGGAAGGCCAAGATGGTTGGTGGAATTCTTTTTTGGTGTTGGATATACatacaagaagaagaagaagaagacaaggaAGAGAGCTACTCCAACACAGAGGAGAAGTTGA